The nucleotide sequence TACGGTTTATTACACGCGATAAAAAATAATTTTCAAATCAAATTTTCGTATCAAAAATACTGGGACGAAGAAATAGAAATTAGAAAAACAGAACCTTACGCGCTCAAAGAATTTAAAAATCGTTGGTACTTAATGGCGAAGGATTTAAAAGACGAACAAATAAAAAGTTTCGCATTAGACAGGCTCAGTAATTTGGAAATTACAAAGACCAAATTTCTTTATCCGAAAGAATTTAATTTAGAGGAAAATTATAAATATTGTTTCGGAATTATTAGTCCGGATGATGGAAATGTGGAAGAAATTATTTTATCATTCAATCCTTTACAAGGCAAATACATCAAGTCGTTGCCGCTTCACGAAACACAACAAATTATAGAAGACACGAAAAAAGAATTGCGCATCAAATTAAAACTTTACATCACATTCGATTTTATTATGGAATTGCTTTCGTATGGAGAAGACGTAAAAGTGATACAGCCAAAATCATTGATTAAAGGAATAAAATCGTCACATCAAAAAG is from Bacteroidia bacterium and encodes:
- a CDS encoding WYL domain-containing protein, whose amino-acid sequence is MSKREATLRHHLIIKKVRKNPATFDEIADYLSRESELQEYVFNTSKRTFQRDLEDILSTYNIEIKYDFSQKKYFINEEDQTEVNDRMLEAFDMFNALNVSDRLSKHIHFEKRKPQGTENLYGLLHAIKNNFQIKFSYQKYWDEEIEIRKTEPYALKEFKNRWYLMAKDLKDEQIKSFALDRLSNLEITKTKFLYPKEFNLEENYKYCFGIISPDDGNVEEIILSFNPLQGKYIKSLPLHETQQIIEDTKKELRIKLKLYITFDFIMELLSYGEDVKVIQPKSLIKGIKSSHQKAVNRYK